The Papaver somniferum cultivar HN1 unplaced genomic scaffold, ASM357369v1 unplaced-scaffold_107, whole genome shotgun sequence genome includes a region encoding these proteins:
- the LOC113328279 gene encoding SUPPRESSOR OF ABI3-5-like, translating into MGNHKGTNNRSKKRMKLEKGQDKVSGLHSQRRCESSQSSGHDDRRQRSRSPQVCSRGLVTPTSRILVKGLPKETTKEHIHQILERWRPLRDVRVMTKKNTSVCRGIAFIDFPSVGAARKMMDEIGDRGLDVGGREISFEYRLGEVPQVTVEVPIVNAGVGETEQATEEQEEIDDRDYVDEVATKRLPDPWDLEEILMLKEAVHNLVKDGKGRPWKDILKYGHNVFHEGRTPEDLRSSIWLATANGMTK; encoded by the exons ATGGGGAACCACAAGGGAACGAATAACAGAAGCAAGAAGaggatgaaattagagaaagGCCAGGACAAAGTATCAGG TTTGCATTCACAAAGGAGGTGTGAGAGTTCTCAATCTTCTGGACATGATGACCGTCGTCAGAGATCAAGGTCTCCACAAGTCTGCAGCCGCGGTCTTGTG ACTCCAACTTCTAGAATTCTGGTGAAGGGCTTGCCAAAAGAGACAACGAAGGAACATATTCATCAGATCCTG GAGAGGTGGAGGCCCCTTCGTGATGTTCGAGTTATGACAAAAAAGAACACATCTGTCTGCCGGGGAATTGCTTTTATCGATTTTCCTTCCGTGGGAGCAGCTCGGAAGATGATGGATGAAATTGGAGATCGTGGCCTCGATGTCGGGGGGCGAGAGATTTCTTTTGAATACAG ACTAGGTGAAGTACCTCAAGTGACTGTTGAAGTTCCGATTGTAAATGCTGGAGTCGGAGAAACAGAACAAGCgactgaagaacaagaagaaatagATGATCGTGATTATGTAGATGAAGTGGCCACAAAAAGGCTACCAGATCCTTGGGATCTTGAAGAAATACTTATGCTGAAG GAGGCCGTTCATAATCTTGTAAAAGATGGTAAGGGCAGACCATGGAAGGACATTTTGAAATATGGGCATAATGTCTTCCATGAAGGTCGTACTCCTGAGGATCTAAGGTCCAGTATATGGTTAGCCACGGCCAATG GGATGACTAAATGA